One Ctenopharyngodon idella isolate HZGC_01 chromosome 9, HZGC01, whole genome shotgun sequence DNA window includes the following coding sequences:
- the wipf1a gene encoding WAS/WASL-interacting protein family member 1a produces the protein MSGPPPPPPPGPPPTFAVANTEKPNLSRNEQQGRNALLSDISKGARLKKAVTNDRSSPILDKPKGGGGGGGGGGGGGGGFGGGAPGGLGGLFQGGMPRLRSSGGNNVRAPMPPTTGRFPAPSNPAGSRPPVPVSGRPSPGRAGPPPVPSVARPSQHSSPGGPPPLPGNRPSSSSPSAQPPSQPGRRPSLPPAPRESQSSFPPPPMPASARPSLPTIPSRPSDDFPPPPPPTGGSRASFSRNGPSSFPPAPMPTSARPPLPTIPSRPSDDFPPPPPPTGGSRASFSRNGPSSFPPAPMPASARPPLPTIPSRPSDDFPPPPPPTGGSRAPFSRDGPLPPPPPSTESKPLSSQRPMGNPPPSLPPGRGGAPPIPPSPREEPNTRGSPRNSLPPPPPPGRSSPLPPPPNERPPPSGRSPSIRSGPLPPPPTGGGNRAGMSPPAPPPNRPGGSGRPPLPPDPARVPSFPPAPPPDTINGYQCPPPPVTDEWGMRFSFHSLSELPPPEPYVSFSKSYPSKAGGKGMRDRGAPPLPPVPR, from the exons ATGTCTGGACCTCCACCCCCACCCCCTCCCGGCCCCCCTCCAACCTTTGCTGTG GCAAACACAGAGAAGCCGAATCTGAGCAGAAATGAGCAGCAAGGGAGAAATGCTTTACTGTCAGATATCAGCAAAGGGGCTCGACTGAAGAAAGCAGTCACCAATGATCGGAGCAGCCCAATTCTGGACA AGCCAAAAGGAGGCGGAGgagggggaggaggaggaggaggaggtggaggaggtTTTGGGGGTGGAGCTCCAGGTGGACTGGGTGGGCTGTTTCAGGGTGGAATGCCAAGACTGAGATCATCAGGAGGCAACAACg TAAGAGCACCAATGCCTCCCACAACCGGGAGATTCCCAGCGCCCAGCAACCCAGCAGGAAGCAGACCCCCAGTCCCAGTCTCTGGACGACCTTCTCCTGGGAGGGCTGGACCACCACCTGTACCATCAGTAGCACGCCCATCCCAGCACAGCTCTCCTGGCGGCCCACCACCTCTACCTGGAAACCGACCGTCAAGTTCCTCACCTTCTGCACAACCCCCAAGCCAGCCAGGCAGACGTCCAAGCCTTCCTCCCGCCCCGAGGGAGTCCCAGTCTTCTTTCCCTCCACCACCAATGCCTGCAAGTGCCCGGCCGTCATTACCCACAATCCCTAGCAGGCCCTCAGATGACTTCCCTCCCCCTCCACCACCCACTGGAGGAAGCAGAGCGTCATTTTCTCGAAATGGTCCATCTTCTTTCCCTCCAGCACCAATGCCTACAAGTGCCCGGCCGCCATTACCCACAATCCCTAGCAGGCCCTCAGATGACTTCCCTCCCCCTCCACCACCCACTGGAGGCAGCAGAGCGTCATTTTCTCGAAATGGTCCATCTTCTTTCCCTCCAGCGCCAATGCCTGCAAGTGCCCGGCCGCCATTACCCACAATCCCTAGCAGGCCCTCAGATGACTTCCCTCCCCCTCCACCACCCACTGGAGGAAGCAGAGCGCCATTTTCTCGAGATGGCCCAttaccaccaccaccaccatcaaCTGAGAGTAAACCATTGAGTTCTCAGAGGCCTATGGGTAATCCGCCTCCATCCTTACCTCCAGGAAGAGGGGGGGCTCCACCCATCCCACCATCCCCAAGGGAGGAGCCCAACACTAGAGGCAGTCCAAGAAACAGCCTTCCTCCTCCGCCTCCACCTGGACGCTCCAGCCCACTGCCACCACCGCCCAATGAGAGGCCTCCTCCATCGGGACGGAGCCCATCCATACGGTCAG GTCCTCTTCCACCTCCACCCACAGGAGGAGGAAACAGAGCTGGGATGTCTCCCCCCGCACCTCCTCCGAATCGTCCCGGTGGATCAGGCAGACCCCCTCTGCCCCCAGACCCTGCCAGAGTGCCCAGCTTCCCTCCCGCACCTCCCCCCGACACCATCAATGGCTACCAGTGCCCTCCACCACCTGTCACAG ATGAGTGGGGGATGAGGTTCTCCTTCCATTCTCTGTCTGAATTACCTCCACCAGAGCCGTACGTCTCCTTCTCTAAGTCTTACCCCAGTAAGGCCGGGGGCAAAG gaatGAGAGACAGAGGTGCGCCACCTTTGCCACCAGTTCCCAGATGA